From Xiphophorus couchianus chromosome 7, X_couchianus-1.0, whole genome shotgun sequence:
ATGGTATGGAGGCCTATAGAGTGCAAAGGGTTATTTGGCACATTTCCATGTGACACAATCGCCTAGAAGACTTATGTAAGTCAACACAATGAGGACATTTGAAGAGACAATACATAGTGACGGACAATAATCCCTTTATCACGTTTCAAAACACACTGTATGGGCCTACCACTGTTATATGAACAGTTTGAAGGCATGCAGATTCCTTTGTGTAATCACAATAGTTCAACATGCCAGTATGCTATGTACATTGTTTTGAGCAAAGCTTTTACAGCTGTTTGTAGACACctgaattgtaattttgtttagGAAGATGTTACAAACCAAAAGCCAATTAGGAAGCAAGTTGTGTGTTGGATGTATCCTGTTGTTCtttaagagattttttaaatctcaaaatgacactttgttgtgttttggtgGTAATTTACCAAGTGCTTCAAAGTGTAATAATTAGTGTTTAGCTTGTTTAGcccttatttttttaacattaatccATCATAGCAAAATGCTAATAAGACCTGGTAcccatttataaaaacattttggtaaaaCAACTCACAAGAAGTTGGTGACTAGAACAATGGAAAGGTGACTattcaaaaatgtgaatgttaAGGCAGGTATAGCAGAATGGTGTCCAATATATCAAAATCAAAGCAGTGTTACCAATATGGAATATCCCAAGCAACAGAACACTACTTGATAGAAGTTCCACAGTGAAATTGAAAGTCAGCCAAAATTGTACAGTAGAGAACCAGAATAGCTACCCTTCAGGATTTGTGATAATGGGATGAATGTATTCATCCAAAAACAcagaactgaaaaataaatagtttttagaaaaatacttaaatgcCAATGAAGGAAGTAACAGAAGTAAATTGTATGATGCTATTTTGTGATGCTATGTTCACATCAACAATACTGACAACATTTTTAGTTAATCAGAATGGTTTTATTTAGTGGCACTgagcaataaacatttaataccAGGAATCCATGATCCTCCTCATGCTCATGAACCTCATGCCTCCATATCCCATCTCTCTGAAGCTCCTGTACTCTCCAGGCCTCATGTACATCATCCTGCCTCTGTAGTGGGGGTGCTCGTACATCAGCCAATGGCCATCCATCACATGGCAGGACATGCAGTCAGACATGCGGTAGCGATCCATGAAGGAGTCACAGTCGTCCATACACTCATGCATCTGACCACCGAAGTTCTCTCTCTCATAGATCCTCATCCTGTAGGATCCCCTGTACTGTAAAAGGATTGGAATGCAAATTTTAATTACTGATGTCCCTATGCTCATAGTTGAGATTAGCTTTAAATTCTAACCCACCATGGGGATCATACGACAAGACCTGATGCAGTCCCTCCAGCCCATCATACTCATGTAGTCACCGTATTCTCCCCTCCTGAAGAAGTACTGGTTTCCCATGTAGTTGGGGCGGTCGTAGACCATAAAGCAGCCGCTCTCCACCCTGCAGGAGTGACACCTGCTCATGTAAGAGTGCATGTCAGCACAGTCGCTCATGCACTCATAGTGGCGACCCATAAAGTTCCTATCCTCGTAGAAGATGATCTGGAAAAGGGTGAAATAACATCAGTGCTATATACTCAATACTAGTTAAATAATCAGTAGCATAAAAATAGATAATCTATAGAAAAATGACCTGAGTGACCtgaagtaaaataattatttgcattttaagaaAGAACTGTGCACCTTGCCCCTCATGTTCATGTCGGTGTTGCTCATGTTGGCTGCAGGTGAGTGGTTGCTCTTGCTCGTGTACTGACTTCCTACCTGGTTAACTCTTTGCTTTTATACCTGAGCAAATGTAAAGAGTAAGTGGCCCCCCTTTTATGGAAATGCTAACTCAGTAACTTACCATAGAGCTGCACAGTATGCCGAGGTTACATGCTTAGTTTTTTGTCATTAGTCTTTAGAAAAACCTGTCGGTCATATATGAACACATAGCACTTTAAACAGTGCTTAGAACATGGGAATTAGGCATGTGACTGTAAAGAATAGTATTTAAagccttttatttttagtgtttatgtaggtagactttttttaaacttcacatATTTTTGGGTTTGTATTATACCGTATCATGTTTTATGTAATATGCTCTGGAGGCAcatgtttactttttgtcttttttgtcttgggtaatttgaaaaaaaaaagccatcatGTTATTTTCATCTCATTGTACACACTTTCAAGTTCAAGCCTGTatcttgaatttaaataatttaatttcattggcATTTAACATGGTTGGATACAGTTCAATTGCCATATGATGGCAGCGTTTGTAGCGTAAATTAGAAGTAGGATTTTAGtgttatatatatgtataatctGTATGCGTCTCTGAAAGTTCAGGTGTGAGTCCAAAACTCATTCCATATTATGAGTTAGGCTTCTGATAGTCGTAGTAGCTGGAGCTGTCTGTTGACAATTGATCATTCCTCATTAAGTctaaaaaacatgataaaataacttcagttttgttgtaTCAAGACAGCAGAAAGAAGAGCTTAactgatttttatatattttttaaagtttttatggcTTAGTTGGTATAATATTGCcattttgtgtacatttgttttgattggacATAGCATTCATAGTACTGAATTTCTTGTTGTTGATCAACACTCTACTTTTATAAAGTTCTTTATAATGAAATTGGGAAATTTATTACAGGCTCTGCTTGTGTGGAGTTCAGCTGCTACAGTCACAGGGGGGATTGTCAACTGTGGCAAAGACTCAAGGATTGTtgatatcttctttttttttacccctccagggggtcttttgtgggctctagtgtcccttatatgacattaggctgacaggaaagggggaaggagagggaggaagacatgcggcaaatatcgtcgggtccgggagtcgaacccgcgacggccgggtcgaggactcgaggcctccaaatatgggtcgcgctatcccctacgccaccccCGTTGATGTCTTCAATTATTTCAGCTTAGAATTTTTCTCATTGCTTGTTTCAGTGTTAAGGGAGACATATCATGCAAAATTGACTATTTTAGCCcttgaatagatttttttgagtattttgattttctagaagtgtaaaaacatttgcatttattgcCCCCGGTGCGCGatgatgtttttatattctttttgggttacatttttcagtttgttcatttttctctataatgttttcttgtctttgacGTCAGTGCATTTGCTGTGGAACTGCTAAATATTGTCTTGACTTCCTGCTAATCTGCCATTTTTTCCCTTGCAGCAATTTTGTAGTCCAAATTCAGTTATGCCGAAGTTGCAAGGAGGCAAATCAAAATGTTGGGTTCTAGCATGTATTGATGCACACAATTCCTTACATCACCCCCGACATTGAAGTCCCTTCAAAGTGTCtggttaaactttatttttctctggaaTGTACCCACCAAAGTGGGGGAAAGTCTGTTTGCACAGACCAGTTACGGATGAGTGCTTCAGCAACCTCCAGCATTATTAAGAGGGGTTTCCCAAAAGAGTTTGTCTGACTGAGGGGTGAGTTCCTTCTCTTTATGGAAACTAAGTACACAGCAAAGCAGAAAACTGttaataaaatgacaaagctTATTTTAGACATAAATTGTGTGATGAGCTCCTGACCATTGGTTTGATAATAGGATTGAGCCTTCTGCTTCTGTTAGTTCTGTGTGCTAGCTTTTAGCTGTCTTCTTGAGGATATAACTGTATTGCATGTTTTGGATGTAATTATAattattgttcttatttttatccaaatgcATTCAGTGATGTACTTGATGTGCCCGTTAGCTAACTTCTTAATTATGTCAAGGCTTTATTTACTTCATTCACATTGCggtaacataaatatttttacaggtACCTGACATGAATAGACACTATAGATAAACTACGCTCCATGTGGTAGGTAGTTGGCTTGGATAGAGATTGTGTAAATACAGTAATAACACCATAGAAATGCATTCATTTAAAGATGCTGTTTGGCAGGTTTGTCTTCTTCATTCTCCTGCTTGAAATAGAATTTTCACTGACATAGCTCAATCCAATCCATTCTGATTGAGCATGAGCTATTTTGCTTCATGGATTTCAaaagatacagtatgtataattttccttccacctcacagtattttgtgtttgtctgacagatgcttttgtttttggctgTAATGCAAcgaaatatggaaaagttcaaaaatgtaaatattgtgctGTGAGAAAGTATTTGTTCTCTTTCAGATTTCTACTTTCTGTTACACCTAATTTTTCCGttcataaaattcattttaagtaaaaaaataacccGAGAAAGTACAAAGTGCCTTTctgaattttttacatttatttagagaaaagcTATCCATCATGGCCTACACTAAAAAGTATTTGCTACCTAACCCTATATGCTCTCATCAAGCACTTGTGATAAATGGCAAttagttttttccttttgatgAGCCCCGGTTGAGtccttcattttatgttttgcatacTGCCTCCAGGAATCTTCTTGTTTGGATAATGGCTGCCATTCTGGATTTTGTTATCTTGAAGTCTTACAAAATTGCTTTGTAAACCTTACTTGTCACCTGATGTGCAACTTAACTGCAACAGAACAACTTTATTCTTTCACATGTCTTTGATAAGAGCATATCCTGCTTTTTAAGACAAATTCACTTACTTCATCTTGTCCAACACATTCTGTAGTCTTTCCTTTGTAATTCAGATGTCAAAATACTAATGTCTTGTTTTAGGTGCAGCCAGATAACTTGAAGTCCTAAAAAATGTGCTTAATCATTGAGAAtataaactttgtatttttgtgatacGGTTTCTATGATAACCTTTTACTTGATAAATAACCACAGCAAAGATACCAGTAGTTTGGAAAATTTTAATTCAGTGGTATTCAATAACACACATTTAGTACCAGGAATCCATGATCCTCCTCATGCTCATGAACCTCGTGCCTCCATATCCCATCTCTCTGAAGCTCCTGTACTCTCCAGGCCTCATGTACATCATCCTGCCTCTGTAGTGAGGGTGCTCGTACATCAGCCAGTGACCGTCCATCACATGGCAGGACATGCAATCAGACATGTGATAGCGGTCCATGAAGGAGTCACAGTCGTCCATACACTCATGCATCTGACCACCGAAGTTCTCCCTCTCGTAGATCCTCATCCTGTAGGATCCCCtgtgctgaaaaacattttcaaacaaacatcagaTTGGGTTTGTAGCTAGAAAAAGTATATTCTATCTAGAGATGAGATTTCTTACCATGGGGATCATACGGCAGGACCTGATGCAGTCATTCCAGCCCATCATGCTCATGTAGTCACCGTATTCTCCCCTCCTCATGAAGTACTGGTTTCCCATGTAGTTGGGGCGGTCGTAGACCATGAAGCAGCCGCTCTCCACTCTGCAGGAGTGACACCTGCTCATGTAGGAGGACATGTCAGCACAGTCGCTCATGCACTCATAGTGGCGACCCTGGAAGTTCCTATCCTCATAGAAGATGATCTGGGTAAGAGAGAATTGTATTTTGAAATCAAACAGCGTAAAATTGGCAAaggaaaactgcatttattaaTTAACTAAAGATGTTGTACCTTGCCCCTCATGTTCATGTTGCTCATGTTGGCTGCTGATGAGTGGTTGCTCTTGCTCCTGTACTGCATTCCTACCTGGTTTAACGCTTTCCTTTTATACCTGAGCTAATGTAAAGAACTACTGGACCCCCTTTTGTGAAACTCCCAACTCAGCAACCTTTTTCTCTTTGGAAAAGCCTTCCTGTCATGTATGTACATCCAGCATTTTGACAGTGCCCGTAACATGTGAATAGACTAAGCCATGTGACTGTTAAAAATTGTATGTTCCTGTCTTATGG
This genomic window contains:
- the LOC114148448 gene encoding gamma-crystallin M2-like isoform X2, which encodes MQYRSKSNHSSAANMSNMNMRGKIIFYEDRNFMGRHYECMSDCADMHSYMSRCHSCRVESGCFMVYDRPNYMGNQYFFRRGEYGDYMSMMGWRDCIRSCRMIPMYRGSYRMRIYERENFGGQMHECMDDCDSFMDRYRMSDCMSCHVMDGHWLMYEHPHYRGRMMYMRPGEYRSFREMGYGGMRFMSMRRIMDSWY
- the LOC114148448 gene encoding gamma-crystallin M2-like isoform X7 yields the protein MSNTDMNMRGKIIFYEDRNFMGRHYECMSDCADMHSYMSRCHSCRVESGCFMVYDRPNYMGNQYFFRRGEYGDYMSMMGWRDCIRSCRMIPMYRGSYRMRIYERENFGGQMHECMDDCDSFMDRYRMSDCMSCHVMDGHWLMYEHPHYRGRMMYMRPGEYRSFREMGYGGMRFMSMRRIMDSWY
- the LOC114148448 gene encoding gamma-crystallin M2-like isoform X1, whose amino-acid sequence is MQYRSKSNHSSAANMSNMNMRGKIIFYEDRNFQGRHYECMSDCADMSSYMSRCHSCRVESGCFMVYDRPNYMGNQYFMRRGEYGDYMSMMGWNDCIRSCRMIPMHRGSYRMRIYERENFGGQMHECMDDCDSFMDRYHMSDCMSCHVMDGHWLMYEHPHYRGRMMYMRPGEYRSFREMGYGGTRFMSMRRIMDSWY